One bacterium genomic window, GACAGTGCGTGATTTCATTGCACTTAAGGTTGGCGATGTGATCCAGCTTGACCAGCGTATCGAAGAGCCGCTGGAGATTTATGTACGAGGAAGAAAGAAGTTTTATGCTCGCCCCGGCATTGTCGGACGGAAGACAGGATTTCAGCTTACCGGACACGCCGAGGAATAGGAGACGATAAATGGCAGATGAGATCACACCGAATACGCCGCAGGACGACGATTCGATTTTAGGCGGACCACCGCCGAGCGGAGGCAGTGCCGGCACACCAATCAAGGCGACTCCGCAATCGATACCGGCGGACCAGCTGTCGGCGTCGGCATCGGTAGATGACGAAGTCGAGGCGGCGATGTTGGCGGAACTGGCGAGGGTCGAGGCTGAAGATGCCACGCGCTTAGGTGCGATGGGCATGCCGACGGTACAGCCGGTTGAATTTGACAAATTTCAGCGTGTCCAATCTACCGGACAAGCACAGAACATTGACATTCTATTGGACGTCAAACTTCCGGTCGCCATCGAGCTTGGCCGAACCGAAATGAGTATCCGCGACATATTGGAATTAGGCGCGGGCTCAGTCGTGGAATTGACCAAGCTTGCCGGCGAGCCGGTGGATTTATTGGTAAACAACAAAATAGTAGCGAGAGGTGAAGTCGTCGTCGTTGACGAGAATTTTGGATTGCGGGTCACAAGTTTGATCTCGCCCGAAGACAGACTCAAGAGTTTATAACATGAAATGGACTATATTCAGCATCGGATCGCTGATTCAGTTCTGCAGTGTCAAATTGTTTGCTCAGGAAGAGCAAGTCCCAGACTTCGCCAGTGAAATGGGTCCAACCCTGCTTCAATTGGCCGGAGCACTGCTGCTGATCATAATCATCATCTACGCCTCGGTTTGGGTGATGAAGCGTTACTCTACCGGAAAGTCGCCGGTTGCCGGCGAACTCATCAAGATCGTCGAAAGACGACATCTCACTCCCAAGCAAGCAATCTATGTAATCAAGGTTGGGGAGAAGCACGTACTTCTCGGCGCGACTGAAGCAGGCATCAACAAGCTATGTGATGTCGAAATTGCTCCGCCGCCGCCCGTTAAACTTGGCGAAACCGCGCGCAGTTCCACCAAGTTCGGGCAGTTTCTCAAACAAGCCAAAGAGTCGTTGATGCCGCGCACTGCGATTGAGCAGAAGGGTGCGGAGGTATGAGACTCTCATGGCGCATAATTGCGATCATCGCGCTGCTCTTGGCAATGGGCACTGCGGAACTTATGGCACAGTCGATGCCGCAGGTATCGATTTCTATAGGCGGACAAACGACCGACGGCAAAGGGTTATCGACGACACTACAGATAGTGCTGTTGTTGACGGTATTGGCGCTTGCGCCTTCGATTCTCGTGATGACGACCTCGTTCATTCGAATTGTGATTGTCATGTCGTTTCTCAGGCAGGCGCTGGGGACAAACCAGTTGCCGCCATCGCAGCTAATCATGGGGATTTCACTGGTGATGACGGTTTTCGTCATGACACCGGTGGCGACACAGATCAATAACAATGCGCTTCAGCCATATCTCAAGGGCGAGATATCTCAAACGGAGTTCTTCGAAACGGGCGTGAAGCCGCTGCGCGAGTTCATGCTCAAGCAGACGCGCGAGAAAGATCTGGCGCTGTTTGTGAAGTATGCTGGATTGGAAAAGCCGGCGACGCGCGACGACATACCAACTCACGTTGTCGTGCCGGGATTTATTCTTTCAGAGCTGAGAACTTCGTTCCAGATAGCTTTCGTGATTTTCATACCGTTTCTGGTTATCGATATGGTTGTAGCATCGGTGTTGATGTCGATGGGCATGATGATGCTGCCTCCAATTCTGGTGGCGCTGCCATTTAAGATACTGCTGTTCGTCATGGTTGACGGCTGGTATCTGATCGTCAAGTCGCTGCTGGAGAGCTTCAAGATCGCAGGAGGATAGGTGACTTCACAATATGTAATAGCACTAGGCAAGGAAGCGATCATGCTGACGCTGATGGTGTCGGCACCGATGCTGATCCTTGGATTGATAGTAGGTTTGGCGATTGCAATCTTTCAAGCGGTGACTCAGATTCACGAGATGACGCTGACCTTTGTGCCGAAGATCGTGGCTGTGGGTCTGGCGTTGTTGATCTGCTTTCCCTGGATCATCAACATGTTAGTGGGGTTCACTACCAGGTTATTCACTTCGATTCCGACACTAGTGGGCTGAAATCTTTTCCTCGAGGGGAAGAAAAATACTCCTTTGACAGGCCCGGGACAGACTCGGACCTGTCTGCAACTGTCTTTCCGGTAACAAGTTAGAACTGCGTTCCTCTTCGGCACAGGCCTTGCTAAAGGTAGTGCGAAGAGGAGAAATCTAACTCGTGCAGACAGAAGCGATATTCGGACTTACACTTGACAACATAGTCGTCTTTCTGCTGTCGACCTTCCGGGTCGGCGGGTTGTTTGTCGCTGCTCCCGTTTTTGGCCAGACCACAGTTCCCGTACAGGTAAAGATCATGCTGACGTTGATGTTCGGCTATTTCCTGTTCCCGTTGGTCGGAACCCAAACTTTCCAACTCGATCCGGGTCTGTTGCCGTTGGTGATGCTTGGCGCCAAAGAGTTCATGTTTGGCTTGATCATCGGATTCTTGTTTCAGCTCATTTTCCTCGGTGTTCAGTTTGGCGGCGGTGTGCTCGGTTATCAGATCGGCTACGCGATGGTGAACGTGATTGACCCATCGACATCGGAAAGCGTGCCGATTATCGGTCAACTGAAGCTGATCATTTCGACATTGATATTTTTCATCATAGACGGCCACCACGTGATCATACAGGCGCTGTTTGAGTCATACAAAGTCGTGCCGATAGGGCATGTGTCATTCAACCCGCTGGCTATGGATGCTGTTATGCATGCAACGGCGGCGGTGTTTATCGTCGGCGTCAAGATAGCGGCGCCAGTATTGGTGACGCTGTTCATCACAGACATCTGTCTGGGCATTGTTGCTCGCACGATGCCGCAGATGAACATCCTCATTGTCGGCTTCCAGGTTAAGATCGGCGTGGGACTGTTCATGCTGGCTCTGGGGCTGCCGTTCTTCCACTTCATGTTCACCAAAGTTTTTAATCAGATGAGTATCGAAGCCTTCTCGATTACGAAAGGTTTCGCAGGATAGGTCATGGCAGACGAATCGTTCCAGGAACGGACAGAAGAACCTACTTCCAAACGGATAAAGGAAGCGCGGGAAAAAGGGCAGGTTGCCCGATCGACCGAACTGAGCTCCGTTGTGATCATGATCGCATCGGCGGCTTCGTTGCTTGCGCTGGGACCGTTAATGTCCTCGACCAGCCGCGACATGCTAACTTGGATACTTACTAATGCTACGACCTTTGATTTGACGGCTGCCACTGCACCGGCATTTATGCTGCAAATCACGATCCTCTTCGTGAAGATCTGCGCACCGATTGTCATTGTGATGGTGGTGATTGCGTTCGGTGTTTCGTATGTGCAAGTCGGCAATGTGATCTCGACGCAAGCACTAGAACCGAAATTTGAGAAGCTCAATTTTATCTCGGGGCTGAAAAAGTTGGTAAGCGTGAAGTCGATGGTGACTGCGCTGCGCGATATCATCAAGCTGACGATTATCACAGTCATTGCCTACTACGCCATCAAGAAAGAAGTCCCGAACATGATCGGGTTTACTGACATGGATGTAGCGGGAATAGCTTCTGCGATGACGGCCATTACTCTCAAGATATCATTCAAGATACTGCTGGCTCTGGCCGTGATCGCTATTCTGGATTATGTCTATCAGAAGTGGGATTACACCAAGGGTCTGCGGATGTCGATTCAGGACATCAAGGAAGAACTGAAGCAGACCGAAGGTAATCCACAGATCAAGGGCCGCATTCGGGCAATTCAGCGCGAGCAAGCACGCAAGCGAATGATGCAGGATGTGCCAAAGGCGGATGTTGTAATTACCAACCCGACGCACATTGCCGTTGCGCTCAAGTACGATACAGATGTGATGGCGGCGCCGACGGTCCTCGCAAAAGGCGAGCGGTTGATTGCCGAGGCGATCAAGAAGATTGCCTACGAATCAGGTGTTCCGGTCGTGGAGAATAAGCCGCTGGCGCGCGCGTTGTTCAAGTCGGTGGAAGTCGGTATGCAGATTCCAGGCGACCTGTACAAGGCAGTCGCTGAGGTATTGGCGTACGTCTACAGTCTTAACGGCAAGAGCAAGAGGAGAGCTTGATGAAAAGCTTCAGCTCATACTCTGATGTGATTCTCGCTGTTGCTGTCGTCGGAATCATTGGTGTTTTGATTATTCCGGTGCCAACCGGATTTCTTGATCTGCTATTAGCAGCAAATATCTCGCTGTCACTCGTGATTCTGCTTTCAACACTCTATTTGAAGCGCCCGCTGGAATTCTCGGTGTTTCCGGGATTGTTGCTGGTCGTCACATTGTTCCGTCTTTCATTGAACGTTGCTTCGACAAGACTGATTCTTGGCGAAGGCTATGCCGGCGCGGTGATTGACTCGTTCGGTAACTTCGTGGTAAAGGGCAACTACGTCGTCGGGTTCATCATCTTCATCATCTTAGTAGTGATTCAGTTTGTGGTCATTACAAAAGGCGCAGGACGAATCAGCGAAGTCGCAGCAAGATTTACTTTGGATGCAATGCCCGGAAAGCAGATGGCGATCGATGCCGATCTCAATGCCGGTTTGATAAATGACGATGATGCGCGCCGTCGGCGCTCTGAAATCACGAAGGAAGCAGACTTTTATGGAGCAATGGACGGCGCGTCGAAATTTGTTCGAGGCGATGCGGTAGCCGGTATTCTGATCACGTTGATCAACGTGATCGGCGGATTCATCATCGGTATGGCGCAGGAAGGTCTGCCGCTAACGGAAGCTTTGCGGCGTTACACATTGCTGTCGATTGGCGACGGCCTCGTCACTCAGATTCCGGCGCTAATCGTGGCGACGGCTTCGGGTATTCTGGTAACGCGCGCTGCCGGCGATTCCAATCTTGGTTCGGAAATGACCAAGCAGATGACACTTCAGCCGAAAGCGCTGGCAGTAGCATCGGCAATCGTATTCCTGCTCGGCATCGTTCCGGGCATGCCATTCTGGCCATTCAGCATATTCTCGATACTGGTCGGAGTTACGGCATATATGACATCACAGGCGATGAAGACCAAAGAAATTGCGGACGCCACCGGCGAAGTTCGCATTGAACCGGAAGAGCACAAGACTCCGACACAGCAAGCCGAAGAATCGCTTCATCTCGACACTCTGGAACTGGAGATTGGCTACGGACTGATTCCGTTGGTAGATGTACAGCAGGGCGGCGATTTGTTGGAGCGCATTTCCACTATCCGCAGGCAACTCGCGCAGGAACTTGGAGTCATAGTTCCGCCGATCCGAATCCGCGACAATGTCCAACTGAAACCGAATCTCTATGAAGTGAAACTAAAGGGCAACAGTATCGCCCGTTTTGAATTGATGGTCGACCACTTGCTGGCGATTAACCCAGGCTATCTCGATGACGATATCGACGGCTTCGCCGCCAAAGAACCAGCATTCGGAATGAGCGCAAAGTGGATCATCCAGAACTTCAAAGAACTGGCTGAGATGAAGGGCTACACCGTTGTCGAGCCTGCCGCGGTTATGGCGACACACATTACGGAATTGATCAAGATCCATGCAGCCGAAATCTTCACGCGTCAGGATGTCAAGAATCTTGTCGATCGCGTCAAGAAAGATACACCGGCAGCAGTGGAAGATGTAGTCGGCGACATCGTGCCGATTTCGACCTTGGAAAAGGTGCTGCAGAATCTCCTCTCAGAGCGAATCAGCATGCGCGACATAGTGACAATTCTGGAATCACTGGCGGAGTACTCGCAGCAAACCAAGGACGCGGATGTATTGACCGAGTATGTGCGTATGGCACTGCGCCGGACGATTACTCATACCTATGCCGGGACTGACGGGACGATGAGTGTCTTCACGCTGGAACCGCGCACTGAAAAATTCTTATCTGACAATGTACAGGCGACGAAGCAAGGGCTAATGCTGGTGATCCAACCGGCGAACGGCGAACTGCTGACGCAGAGAATTGCCAAAGCCTCCGAGCGGATGAGCCGCGAAGGCAACACGCCGCTATTGTTGGTCAGTCCAAATGTGCGGATGGCGCTACACCGATATCTGCAGGGTGCCATTCCGAATCTCGTGGTAGTCTCCTATTCGGAGATTCTCCCTCAAGTTGAAGTTTTCTCAAAGGAAGCAGTGAGCATATACGATGCTAATTAAGAATTTTCAAGCCAATACGATTCAGGACGCGCTTGATCTGGTCCGCAGGGAATTCGGCAAAGAAGCCGTGATTCTCAAGACAGATGTTGTCCGGAACAACGGTTCGAGACTCTTCAGTGTTACAGCGGCTCGCGACTATGACGCCAAGCAAGTGTCAAGTGCAACGATGGCGCCGGAGACTTCGCCAGTTACTCCACCAAGGACGCCTGCAACAGGCACAGCACGACTTGAGTCGGCACTGCTGGATGTTGTGATTCCCGAACTACTGACTGGTGAAGTCAAGCAACTGTTTCTTTCGATGCGCTGTCATGACGTTGAATCGCAATTGGCACTCGATATCTGCCGGCAGCTTCAGCGGCAATCGACAACGAGTCGGGAGAGCCTGGCAAAGATCATGACCGCAATCGCACCGCAATCGATTGGATTGCCGGAAAACAGTTCGAACATCGTGTTTGTCGGGCCGTGCGGTTCCGGCAAGAGTTCGATGCTGGCGAAGCTCGCTACCGAGTTCGTGTTCCATCGCAAGCAGAAGGTGACACTGCAGACACTCGACAACTTCCGTCCGGGTGCAGAAGAAGAAATCACAAATCTGACTGAGATACTTGACCTGGTAGTGGAGACGAACGGTCACAAATCAAAACCGCGACCGATTTCTCATCACTTGATCGACACTACCGGAGTAGTGCTTGGTGATCACAGCGGCCGCGAGTTGCTTGAAAGCGAACTCTCGAATATCCACAATCGCTTTACAGTCCTTGTGCTGGCACTTACGACCGGATGGACGAATATCAGACATTACATCGAATTCGCCCGGCCGTTAGGAATTGACGCTGTCGCATTGACGCAGCTTGACGCAACAGATAGTTGCGGCACGGTACTGAATCTTGCTGTCGGCGATTATCCGCCGTTGTTGTGCTTGAGTGATTCACGGTTACCGAACGCAGTGATATACGACTTCAATGTCGAAGTCTGCCTTGACAAGCTGATCGGAGGCGAGAGTGTCGAATAACGGCAAGCGTCCGAACAGTCGCGCATTCTGTGCCACAGTTTGTTCGGGAAAAGGCGGAGTTGGAAAATCGACAGTCGCGATCCTGCTGGCTTCGCGGTTGGCGGACGCCGGTTACCGGACGCTGTTAATCGATGCCGACTGCGGCTTGGGAGATTTGGCAACACTTACCAATTCAATCGTGAAGCGCGGCTTTGAGTCTATCCTCGCTGGTACGGCAACGTTGGAAGAAGCAACAGTGAAGATCGGGCCACGTCTATGGCTCATTGGAACAGAGGCCGGCTCCAAACTGACAGGGCAGAACAGCGAGTTGGCTGGGCTTGAGAACTGCCTCCAGATTGACACGCTGTTTGACGTCGTCATTATCGACACACCGTCGTCACTTGATCCACTGATTCTCAATCTGATTGCTTTGAGCGATCTGAGCATCAGTGTCACCACACCGCATATCCCTGCGATTGCAGATTCCTACATACAGATTAAGCAGGCAAGTGAAGTCACCGATAAGGGGCAGGCGGCATTTGTTGTCAACAAAGCTGACTCGGAAATAGAGGGCGATCAATCGGCCGCCAAGTTCAGCGAGCTGGTGGAGAAGTTCCTCACCAGAAGCATGTTGGCGCTCGGCTACCTCGAATACAATCCGCTGATACAGAAATGCTCGGAAAGCCAGTCACTTACGACGATTCCGGCGGAACTCGACGGGGCTGTTAAAAAATTGGACAGAATGGTTAAGACGTTGTGTGAACAACACATAGAGAAGGCAAGACGCGGATCATCATTATGGGTGCGGTTGGGAGAGGCGATGGCGCTAAAACGCGTTGTCGGCTTTGACGATACGCAAGTGATGGTTCATAACTAAACGTAAGATCGAAAAAAATGGATTTCTACTTCGATATAATCAGGAAAGGCGTGAAGAGCTTATGAACGTTGCAGATGCATGGAAGGACTACCGCAGCACGGGAAACCCGGAGATCCGGCAACAATTGCTGTCGCATTATCTGCCGCTTGTCCGAAACGTCGCGGGACGCCTCGCGATGGGATTTCCGAAAACTGTGGAGCTGCCGGATTTGGTGAATACCGGCGTCATCGGACTGATCGAAGCATTTGCGAATTTTGATCCGACACGCGGAATCAAATTCGAAACCTATGCTGTGCCGCGAATTCGCGGAGCCATCCTTGACGAATTGCGCAGTCTGGATTGGGTGCCGCGTTCAACGCGCGCAAAGTCGCGTGAGCTTGACCGCGCACATCATGAGCTGGAAGGCAGACTGGGCCGCAAACCGTCGCATCGCGAGCTGGCAAAGTACATGAATGTCACAATCGACGAGTTCGGCGCCACGTTGTCGGATGTCAGTGGAGCAACACTGCTGTCGCTCGATGAGATGATCTATCGCGAAGAAGACAATCGCCAGATTCCACGCATTGAAACCGTTGAAGGACCGGCGGAGTTTTCGGTGCTGGGCGAGATCGAAGAAATGGAACTGCGGGCTTATCTCGGCGTAGCGGTCGCGAATCTGACCGAACAGGAACGCCTGGTGATAGCCCTTTACTATTACGAAGAACTAACACTTAAGGAAATCGGCGAAGTGATGACGATTTCCGAATCGCGGGTTTCGCAGATTCATACGAAGGCAGTTATGAAGCTGCGGAATTTGGTTCGCGAGAAATTTGCAATGTAGGCAGGTGATGCGATGTGGTAAAGCCGATAGCCTTCGCTGACAATCTGGCGAAAACGCCGTTAGCCGAGCGGGTCAACCAACTTCAGAAGACGGCACCCGATACGGACCAGCGGCAGGCAGCCCAGATTGCCGAAGCGCAGCGAGTGCAGAAGCACCGCGAGGCTCAACCAACGGAAAAGACCGATGAGGCGATCATTCATCGGGACAAGCAGCACGCGCAGCAAGAGCACAAAGAAAAGAAGCAAGAGAAGGACACAGACAAAGATAAGAAGAACGGTCTGGATGTGACCGGCTGACATAGGAGTCAAGTATGGATACATGGAATGTGGCACGAATGATATTGGACAGCACCTTCGCGATTGCAATCGTGAGTTTTGTCGCAGTCTTCTTTTACCGGCGGGAAAAGAGAATCCGGTCGCTCATCGCGCAGTACGTGATGAAGGCAGCCGATCAACCGACGCCGATGACGGCACGCGAGTCTCAGCGCGAGCAGGTATACGAACCGCAGGTAAATCATCGTCCGGTCATGCCACGCAACAGCAAGCCGGATTTGGTAGCGCAGTACGAATCGCAGCGCAATTTCGCACCGGCGCCGCAGCCGGCACCAGCAGCCAGAAAAGCGAGCAGGGCGGAGAAGTATCTCGAAGCCGTACGCATGTACCGGCAAGGGAGTCGGCGAGAAGATATAGAAAAGAGTCTCGGCATTTCGTTCATGGAATTGGAACTGCTGGGTCAACTGAAGTAGAAACGCGGAAGATTAAGGAGAAAGTAGGCACATATGGCCATGGAATCACCGTTTTTTCTGACCAAGGTTGAATGCCCGGTCTGCAAAACGATCAATGAATTCGAAAACATCAAAGTCGGCGCTTTCATAGAAGAAGACCACGACACGGATTTCTGTCCGATTGGCCGTCAATGGCGCAATCCGAAGTACGAAGTATACAATCCATTGCTCTTCTTCATGGCGACCTGCGAAAATTGTCTCTATACGAGAGAGTTCAATCAGGCATTCAAGGACTGGAAGAACGACAGCGCATTCCGCAGTTATCGACTCAAGCCGATGCAATCGCGTCACCTTGAGGCGCTGGCAGTTGACGGTTCTGTGCTCAAGATGTTGGGACAGGCACGCGATGCACAGCTCAACCCGTTTGCAACTGCAGTCACGAAATTCCTTTTGGGCATATACGACGAGCTATTGCTCGAACATCCGCGCAAACTGGACCTGGGGAGATTCTATCTGCGAATCGCCTGGCTCTACCGCGAAAATTACGGGCAAGCGCCTGTTGCCGCGCCGGATGATCCGTCGCATTTCGCTTACGATATAGAAAAGGCTTACGCGAAGCTGAAGCAAGCGCGCGACTTCTTTACGCTCAACGTTAACACGATTTCACAGTTAGTTGATGAAGCTTTCACTAAGAACGGCCAGGCTGCCTCGGCGAATTCGGAATTCCTGACAGTCAAAGAAAACTTCACGTCGGAGCTTTCCCGCATCAGTGAGCTTCAGGCGGCACTCAACAGCGCGATTGGCGACATGGCGAGTGCAGTCGAGAAGAACTCGCGGCTTCGCCTTGATTCAGCGCCGCAGTCGGAACGCGGCACGGTGGCATACGGCGGGTTCGCATCATTTGAAGAGTTCATCCGCGAAGTCAAGTCACGCTGGGAATATGCGCCGGTAAGCGAGCAGGAAGCACTGTTGTACGCGATTGAATTCTACAAGAGCGCTCTCGAAGATGGTCACGAGATCCAGCAGGGCAATCAGCAAATTCAGGCGACGTACTTAATCGCCGAGCTTTCGCGCCGTATTGGCCGCAATACGGAAGCGAAGCTCTACTTCAACAACACGATCAAAGCCGGGCAGCAGTTTGTTTTCGACAATCGCGGCGATCAAACACGTACTGCGCTGGCGCGCAAGATCATTGATCTCGCCGTGGCGCAGGGCAAGAGTAACCTTGAGGCCAGCAAAGGCAATTGATCGTGGAACGTACGAGAGAACACGTTGTGACAGTCGGGGGAATGCTCGAACTGTGGGACAAGCTGGAACTGGTGTTTGAAGAGCGGGGGAAGACGGGAAAGTACCGTACCCGTTTGGAGGATGTCACCGATAAGCACCTGGTTATCAATCGTCCGAATTTGATTTCGGGGGATGCTTTGTTTACCGAAGGTGCCGACTTTACGGCATTCTTCTACAAACCGGATTCGGCTTACACATTCAGCGGGAACATAATCGGCAAGAATCCTGACGGTCACGATACTTACTTGATTCCGAAACCACGCACAATCGAACGCAACCAGAGGCGGCGCTACTATCGAATCGCAGTTGAACTACCGGCGGTTCTTATTCCAGCAGACGAATTGCTCGCGGGCAAGATACCGGACCAGGAGTTGAAGGAATTCGAGGCACAGTGCCTCAATCTTTCAGGCAATGGCGCGCTATTTCACACTCGATTCGAAACGGAGATCTCCACCAAGCTCTTCGTGAAGATGCGAGTCGCCGAATTGGGCCGCGAGATCAGTGTGCTCGGCGTGGTTCGCCGAAGCGAAGTCGCGGAAGAAGGCTGGTACAGATATGGCGTGGAGATTTTCACGCTTGAGGAACAGCAAATGTTGTTGTCCAACAGCCAGCTTCAGCGGGTACCGAAACGATTTCAATCGTTTACAGAAATTCAACGCACAGCAATCCTAAACTACATTTTTGCACAACAAGTAGCCCTCAAAAAACGAGGGCTGATTTAATCAGACAGGAGAAGACAATGAGCAGACAAGAGTCACACACAAAGGACGAGAATTTCGTCATCAAGCAGCCACTACAACTCTACAAAGAGCGCAAGCGCCGTTTCGTGCGGTTGGAAATCGCGGCGCCGGTAACATACGGTGTATTGAACATCGATCGCCCGCTGGATGAAGCTCTGCAAAACCAACACAACGGCACGATGCTGAATCTTTCCGGCGGCGGAGTACTGATGGTGGTCGACCAGAACATTACTGAAGGCACGTACCTAACGATGAGCTTCGAACTGGCCGGAAGCGACCTGATTACTGGAATCGCCGGCAAAGTAAAGCGAATCGATGACGATGGTGAAGGCGGATATCTGGTTGGAATCGAATTCTGTTCCGAGACAGAGCTGAACTCAGTGTTCGGCAACGCCAACATCGGCAGCGTGATTTCGAGCTTTGACAATAAGGTAAAGCGGTTCTTGCTCAAGTACATCTTTGCCCGCAAGGTGCAAGAGCGCATGGAGCAGACCCCGGATGAAGAATAGTCGATTCATAGCGCTGCTGTTCAGTTTAGCGATCCTGGCAACTTCGGCGGTTTGTTTTGCACAGGCTGAGAAGTCGGTTATCGTGGTTGTCAATACTGCTGAATCGAGTTGGCCCGACCAAAGTTTTGCCAAGCGTCTGAATACGTTAATGGCAGAGCAAAGTGGCGTGGAGCTTGCCGAGCCAGAAGACTCCGATGAATTGAAGAGAGCAAGCAACGGCTTGTTCAACAAACAGCAGGCAATAGACCATGGTGTTGCCGGCGAACATCGATATGTCTTGTGGTGCGATGTCAGGCGCGAAGAAATGCGTATCGAGAAGGGATTCACCTTACCGTTCTTTGCCAAACAGCGACGAGTGACCGCATATATGGATATCGAATATCGAATCGTCGATTGCCAGCGCGGCCGACTCATGGTGAGCGAGAAGCTAAAAGTGAAGGAACACGGGCCTTCATCAATGCAGTATCTCGATTACACCGACGCTGATCCGAGCCTGTACCTGTCCTACGCTGAACGCAAGGAGATATTCGACAAGCTTGAACAAGAAGCAGCCGACAAATTGACGGAAGTTATTGGCGAGTTGGCGCGGCAAAGATAGTTGATATGGAGGAGCAACTGTCGGACACAATTCGAAGCGCCGTACTTGAGCCTTCGCATCTGGTGTTCGACAATCTCCCCCTGGCGGCATTTGCCGGGGACGCAAAGGGGCAAATCGTTTACACCAATCCGGCTTTTCACCGGCTAATTGACCCGGAACATTACTCCCACGACCTGTGCACGAAACTTGAAGATCTGGAATCGCTGTTTGACACCAACTTGAAGCGGCATTGGCAGGAGATCTTCGCGGGGTGCAATGTAACGCAGATCGAGCCTTTTACTTTTACGAACCGTCGCGGACGCATCTACTATTTGTCAATGTCGTTGTCACGGTCTCGAGTCGAGGAAGTGACCGGCATTATTTATGATCTGACTGAATCCAGCGAGGCGACCGCTAAAGTAGAACGACATTTGCGAGAGCTGAAAATTATCGAGGAGATCTCCCGCGCGCTTCATTCGACGATGCGTTCTGAAGAGATTCTGCGAATCATTCTTGCCGCTGCAACCTGTAAGGAAGGGCTCGGGTTTAATCGGGCGTTCTTGTTCCTACGCGATCAGAAAAGCAATCTCATGGCAGGAAAGATGGCGATTGGTCCCTCGACTCCGGATGAGGCGGGACGAATCTGGGCAGGTATGAATGCGGGCCACAGGTCGCTTTCCGATGTATTGCAGTGCTATCTCAGCAATGTCGACCAATACGACATCGAGGTAAATCACATTGTCAGATCGATGAAGTTTGATCCTGCCAATGAACCACTGATTAATGAGGTCATTGAGACCGGCCATTGGATCAATATTGACAGCGAAAAGCGATTTCGAGAGGCAAGCGAATCAGGGGCATTAAGGCGGCTACATATTTCGTGGTGTTCGATTGTGCCGGTACTGTCAAAAGGGCAAAGCATCGGTGTGATTGTCGCAGACAATTTGATCACAGGAAGACCAATTGAGGACAGCGCGGTAAGGTTGCTTCAAGTGTTTGCCTCACACGCATCGACAGCAATCGAGCATGCCCAGCTCTTTGAGGAAGTTGAGCGTAAGGCTCATTCGCTGGAAGAAGCACAGAAGACGA contains:
- the flhA gene encoding flagellar biosynthesis protein FlhA; this encodes MKSFSSYSDVILAVAVVGIIGVLIIPVPTGFLDLLLAANISLSLVILLSTLYLKRPLEFSVFPGLLLVVTLFRLSLNVASTRLILGEGYAGAVIDSFGNFVVKGNYVVGFIIFIILVVIQFVVITKGAGRISEVAARFTLDAMPGKQMAIDADLNAGLINDDDARRRRSEITKEADFYGAMDGASKFVRGDAVAGILITLINVIGGFIIGMAQEGLPLTEALRRYTLLSIGDGLVTQIPALIVATASGILVTRAAGDSNLGSEMTKQMTLQPKALAVASAIVFLLGIVPGMPFWPFSIFSILVGVTAYMTSQAMKTKEIADATGEVRIEPEEHKTPTQQAEESLHLDTLELEIGYGLIPLVDVQQGGDLLERISTIRRQLAQELGVIVPPIRIRDNVQLKPNLYEVKLKGNSIARFELMVDHLLAINPGYLDDDIDGFAAKEPAFGMSAKWIIQNFKELAEMKGYTVVEPAAVMATHITELIKIHAAEIFTRQDVKNLVDRVKKDTPAAVEDVVGDIVPISTLEKVLQNLLSERISMRDIVTILESLAEYSQQTKDADVLTEYVRMALRRTITHTYAGTDGTMSVFTLEPRTEKFLSDNVQATKQGLMLVIQPANGELLTQRIAKASERMSREGNTPLLLVSPNVRMALHRYLQGAIPNLVVVSYSEILPQVEVFSKEAVSIYDAN
- a CDS encoding AAA family ATPase gives rise to the protein MSNNGKRPNSRAFCATVCSGKGGVGKSTVAILLASRLADAGYRTLLIDADCGLGDLATLTNSIVKRGFESILAGTATLEEATVKIGPRLWLIGTEAGSKLTGQNSELAGLENCLQIDTLFDVVIIDTPSSLDPLILNLIALSDLSISVTTPHIPAIADSYIQIKQASEVTDKGQAAFVVNKADSEIEGDQSAAKFSELVEKFLTRSMLALGYLEYNPLIQKCSESQSLTTIPAELDGAVKKLDRMVKTLCEQHIEKARRGSSLWVRLGEAMALKRVVGFDDTQVMVHN
- a CDS encoding FliA/WhiG family RNA polymerase sigma factor, producing the protein MNVADAWKDYRSTGNPEIRQQLLSHYLPLVRNVAGRLAMGFPKTVELPDLVNTGVIGLIEAFANFDPTRGIKFETYAVPRIRGAILDELRSLDWVPRSTRAKSRELDRAHHELEGRLGRKPSHRELAKYMNVTIDEFGATLSDVSGATLLSLDEMIYREEDNRQIPRIETVEGPAEFSVLGEIEEMELRAYLGVAVANLTEQERLVIALYYYEELTLKEIGEVMTISESRVSQIHTKAVMKLRNLVREKFAM
- a CDS encoding DUF2225 domain-containing protein, which produces MAMESPFFLTKVECPVCKTINEFENIKVGAFIEEDHDTDFCPIGRQWRNPKYEVYNPLLFFMATCENCLYTREFNQAFKDWKNDSAFRSYRLKPMQSRHLEALAVDGSVLKMLGQARDAQLNPFATAVTKFLLGIYDELLLEHPRKLDLGRFYLRIAWLYRENYGQAPVAAPDDPSHFAYDIEKAYAKLKQARDFFTLNVNTISQLVDEAFTKNGQAASANSEFLTVKENFTSELSRISELQAALNSAIGDMASAVEKNSRLRLDSAPQSERGTVAYGGFASFEEFIREVKSRWEYAPVSEQEALLYAIEFYKSALEDGHEIQQGNQQIQATYLIAELSRRIGRNTEAKLYFNNTIKAGQQFVFDNRGDQTRTALARKIIDLAVAQGKSNLEASKGN
- a CDS encoding PilZ domain-containing protein, with amino-acid sequence MERTREHVVTVGGMLELWDKLELVFEERGKTGKYRTRLEDVTDKHLVINRPNLISGDALFTEGADFTAFFYKPDSAYTFSGNIIGKNPDGHDTYLIPKPRTIERNQRRRYYRIAVELPAVLIPADELLAGKIPDQELKEFEAQCLNLSGNGALFHTRFETEISTKLFVKMRVAELGREISVLGVVRRSEVAEEGWYRYGVEIFTLEEQQMLLSNSQLQRVPKRFQSFTEIQRTAILNYIFAQQVALKKRGLI